CTAATTATTTATAGGGCTTGCTCTGCAGGCCCTTACCATCAATTTGGAAGGATTATGAACTCAAGTAGATTGCTAGAAAGAGTGCGACATCGCGCGATCCCACAGCCGATGAAAACTGAGACAGACAAAGATCAACTGACGCATTGCATTACTAAGTATTTGATTAAATTGTTGAATACTCAAAAAGGAAATGCACAAACCTGCGCTGATTTTGGTATGCCTGATCTCAACACTTATCGTTATGGTGGAGGAATTCAGGATATAAGAGGTTTCGAGCAAGTTATCGTAAACACTATTATTCGTTATGAGCCTCGTGTATCTGATGTCAAAGTGACTTTCGTACCGCAGCAAAGCAACCCACTTGGCATGGTATTCCATATAGAAACTCAAGTAGAGATTGAGCGAGAGCAAGTCGCGTTAGCCTTTGAGACTGTGTTAGGGGCGGATGGGCGTATTCGTGTCGATGAGATATAAGCGCGAATGATCAATCACCACTATCGAGAACAGCTAGGTTATTTAAGAGGCTTAGCGAAAGAGTTTACCCAAAAGCACCCGGCTTTAGCGCCGATGCTTGCCGGGCAAAATGCTGATCCAGATGTTGAGAGATTACTTGAAGGTACTGCTTTTTTGTCAGGCCTAGTCAAAGAAAGGCTGGACGACGACTTTCCTGAGCTGATTCATGGGTTGACGCAGCTGTTATTTCCTCATTACTTACGTCCACTGCCTTCTGCCACTATTATGCAGTTTCAGCCCAAAGCGAACCTTTCTAAGGTTCTTAAAGTCAAAAAGGGCACCAAGATCAACTCCAACCCTGTTGATGGCCATAGTTGCACGTTTAGCACTTGTGCCGATTTGGATCTGCACCCCTTAATCATTGATGATATCGAATGGTTGCACGGGAGTGCGGGACAGTCTAGCTTAAGAATCAGTTTCACATTGAACGGGATGTCTTTGAAAGAATGGCGCCCAGAGTCACTGCGCTTGCACTTGACGGGCCCGTACGTTGAAGCTTCCAACCGCTACTCTTTCATTTGTCAGAATATTGTTGATGTTAAGGTCAATTATCCAACAGGCTCCAGCCGTATTGGTAAGAACAAGTTTCAATCGCTTATTGGAGCAGACGATTTAACCCTTCTCGATTACCCAACTAACTCTTTTCCTGCATTTCGAGTGTTGCAGGAATACTATATGTTGCCGCAAAAGTTTCTCTTTTTTGATTTGATTGATTTTGCTCGTTGGGGTGATGAAAGAG
This genomic stretch from Vibrio marisflavi CECT 7928 harbors:
- the tssE gene encoding type VI secretion system baseplate subunit TssE; this translates as MNSSRLLERVRHRAIPQPMKTETDKDQLTHCITKYLIKLLNTQKGNAQTCADFGMPDLNTYRYGGGIQDIRGFEQVIVNTIIRYEPRVSDVKVTFVPQQSNPLGMVFHIETQVEIEREQVALAFETVLGADGRIRVDEI